Proteins found in one Choristoneura fumiferana chromosome 16, NRCan_CFum_1, whole genome shotgun sequence genomic segment:
- the LOC141436534 gene encoding LOW QUALITY PROTEIN: serine/threonine-protein kinase haspin homolog (The sequence of the model RefSeq protein was modified relative to this genomic sequence to represent the inferred CDS: deleted 2 bases in 1 codon): protein MKTRLLKNCHKIGEGVYGEVFLWRARDGRARVMKIVPVAGSTKVNGENQKDFHEIISEIVIAMELSVRTPIADLERKFDEGKDVDALELHAIQNATDVFNEVLAVRCVYGSYTSRLLDLWELYDECKGSENDNPAILPRDQQFIVLELANAGQDLESYQFNSAEQAHALFLQVAFGLAVGEEAFQFEHRDLHWGNVLIAPTEQKYATFVLRGRSHRVPRCGVAATIIDYSLSRLSLPLTAAGERAALYNDLAADDTLFDAVGDYQFTVYRLMRDRLGNDWKNFEPYTNILWLHYTVDKMITALRYKRTNTKIHKHYISKLKAIKDRILSYGSAVQFVLTDIEY, encoded by the exons ATGAAGACAAG GCTCCTGAAGAATTGCCACAAGATTGGCGAGGGTGTGTACGGAGAAGTGTTTCTCTGGCGAGCACGGGATGGCCGCGCGCGTGTTATGAAGATAGTACCCGTCGCAGGCAGCACCAAGGTCAATGGCGAGAACCAGAAGGACTTCCACGAGATTATATCGGAGATTGTGATTGCTAT GGAATTGAGTG TACGCACTCCCATAGCAGATTTGGAGCGAAAATTTGATGAAGGAAAGGACGTTGATGCACTTGAATTGCACGCTATACAGAATGCAACTGATGTTTTTAACGAG GTACTGGCAGTAAGGTGCGTTTACGGCAGTTACACGTCGCGGCTACTCGATTTGTGGGAACTGTATGACGAATGCAAGGGCTCTGAGAACGACAATCCGGCGATTTTGCCGCGCGACCAGCAGTTCATTGTGTTGGAGTTGGCCAACGCCGGGCAGGATCTAGAGAGCTATCAGTTCAACAGCGCCGAGCAAGCGCACGCGCTGTTTCTACAG GTTGCATTCGGCCTAGCCGTTGGCGAGGAAGCTTTCCAGTTCGAACACCGCGACTTGCACTGGGGGAACGTGCTGATTGCTCCTACTGAACAAAAG TACGCAACGTTCGTGCTCCGTGGCCGTTCGCACCGCGTCCCTCGCTGCGGCGTGGCTGCGACCATCATCGATTACTCTCTGTCGCGTCTGTCGCTGCCCCTGACGGCGGCCGGCGAGCGCGCCGCGTTATACAACGACCTCGCCGCCGACGACACGCTGTTCGACGCCGTCGGCGACTACCAGTTCACCGTGTACCGCCTCATGAGAGACAGGCTGGG CAATGACTGGAAGAATTTCGAGCCGTACACGAACATTCTCTGGCTGCACTACACTGTAGATAAAATGATAACGGCCCTTCGCTACAAGCGGACCAATACGAAGATTCACAAGCATTACATCTCCAAGCTCAAGGCGATCAAAGACAGAATCCTCTCCTACGGCAGCGCGGTCCAATTCGTACTCACTGACATCGAATATTAA